In Paenibacillus ihbetae, the following are encoded in one genomic region:
- a CDS encoding glycosyltransferase → MMPTVTIVVPFYNCPYIQQALESAVQQTYPAVEIIVVDDGSTRYADLIAPYTNRVYYMGKGNGGTASALNHGILHASGEYIAWLSSDDRLVPQKVERQLAFMLSRGLDISYTGFAVIDEHNRVIRPYEGIPMASKSDLCQQLLNYNPINGCTVIAKKSWLRQVGMFNQELPYTHDFDLWVRLLMNGASFGFLPDMLTLYRVHSQMGTIKHQATIEREYAMVKNNYRGVLEYMARQYP, encoded by the coding sequence ATGATGCCGACGGTTACGATAGTCGTACCTTTCTATAACTGCCCGTATATACAGCAAGCTTTAGAAAGCGCGGTCCAGCAAACGTATCCCGCGGTTGAAATCATCGTGGTGGACGACGGGTCGACGCGTTACGCTGATCTGATTGCCCCTTACACAAACAGGGTCTACTATATGGGGAAAGGCAATGGGGGAACGGCCAGCGCCTTAAATCACGGCATTTTGCATGCTTCGGGAGAATACATTGCTTGGCTCAGCTCGGATGACCGGCTGGTTCCCCAAAAGGTCGAGCGACAGCTGGCGTTCATGTTGAGCCGGGGACTCGATATTAGCTACACCGGGTTTGCTGTCATTGATGAGCATAACCGGGTGATTCGACCGTACGAAGGGATCCCAATGGCAAGTAAGAGCGATCTGTGCCAACAGCTCCTTAACTACAATCCGATAAACGGCTGTACGGTGATCGCGAAGAAATCGTGGCTTCGCCAAGTTGGGATGTTTAATCAGGAACTTCCATACACGCATGATTTCGATTTGTGGGTTCGGCTTCTTATGAACGGGGCCTCGTTCGGCTTCTTGCCGGATATGCTCACGCTTTACCGGGTGCATTCCCAGATGGGAACGATAAAGCATCAAGCTACGATCGAACGGGAATATGCAATGGTCAAAAATAATTATCGCGGCGTGCTTGAATATATGGCCCGCCAGTATCCTTGA
- a CDS encoding AzlD domain-containing protein produces the protein MEIRWHIALLIIGSAVVTLIPRVLPLMILSKLRIPELAIRWLDHVPIAVMGALLASELLLSDGRVDPGSHLLELIAAVPAFLTAFLTKSLFATVVVGILSLVALRLIV, from the coding sequence ATGGAAATAAGATGGCATATCGCTCTTCTCATCATCGGCTCAGCCGTGGTCACGCTGATTCCGCGCGTGCTGCCGCTTATGATTCTTAGCAAGCTCCGCATCCCCGAGCTGGCGATCCGTTGGCTTGACCATGTGCCGATCGCGGTGATGGGCGCGCTGCTGGCCTCGGAGCTGCTGCTTTCGGACGGCCGGGTGGATCCCGGCAGTCATCTGCTTGAGCTGATCGCCGCTGTGCCTGCCTTCCTTACCGCCTTCCTGACAAAGAGCTTATTCGCGACAGTGGTGGTCGGCATTTTATCCTTGGTAGCACTCCGGCTGATCGTTTGA
- a CDS encoding AzlC family ABC transporter permease, whose amino-acid sequence MSTRYNELAPKVVEHSFLQGVKDCIPTLLGYLSIGFAAGVVERTAGFSLLEIALISLLLYAGSGQFIAAGMVAAASPVISIIVTIFFVNARHFLLSAAIAPYFKGLSLGKSFFIGSLLTDETFGVASAKAVEEKRLGYKWMVGLNITAYLFWCAANVAGGLVGEWIPDPERYGLDFALPGMFIGLLALQLISRKKYKLDMLVVIVSVIAVMAASTFVLGSAAVIIAIMVAATAGLAVERWK is encoded by the coding sequence ATGAGCACCAGATACAACGAGCTCGCGCCGAAAGTGGTCGAGCACTCGTTTCTGCAGGGGGTTAAAGATTGCATTCCGACCCTGCTCGGATATTTAAGCATCGGCTTTGCGGCGGGGGTCGTCGAACGCACGGCAGGCTTCAGTCTGCTTGAGATTGCGCTGATATCGCTTCTGCTGTATGCAGGATCGGGGCAATTTATCGCAGCCGGCATGGTTGCTGCAGCAAGCCCGGTCATTTCGATTATTGTCACCATATTTTTTGTGAATGCGAGACATTTTCTGCTTAGCGCGGCCATAGCGCCCTATTTCAAAGGACTGTCGCTAGGAAAGAGCTTCTTCATCGGCTCCTTGCTGACAGATGAAACCTTCGGGGTCGCATCGGCGAAGGCGGTCGAGGAGAAGAGACTGGGATACAAGTGGATGGTCGGGCTCAACATAACCGCTTACCTGTTCTGGTGCGCTGCGAACGTTGCGGGTGGACTGGTCGGAGAATGGATACCGGACCCGGAGCGGTACGGTCTGGATTTTGCATTGCCGGGCATGTTTATCGGCCTCCTGGCGCTGCAGCTGATCAGCCGTAAGAAATATAAGCTGGATATGCTGGTTGTTATCGTTTCGGTGATTGCCGTCATGGCGGCAAGTACATTCGTGCTTGGCAGCGCAGCGGTCATTATTGCGATTATGGTCGCAGCTACGGCGGGATTGGCGGTGGAACGATGGAAATAA
- a CDS encoding alcohol dehydrogenase catalytic domain-containing protein has product MKAVTYQGRHNIKVKEMRDASLLRSDDIVIRVTTTAICGSDLHLYNGELRQMTDDYIIGHEPMGIVEETGPEVSKVKKGDRVVIPFVVSCGKCLYCLNQMESQCDYANDARDTGGFFGYSSAFGGFQGAQAELLRVPYGNFMPFVIPPSAEIEDEKLLMLSDALPTALWSVENAGVKPGDTVVVLGCGPIGLLTQKFAWLKGAERVIAIDHVQYRLEHAKRTNLVETYNFESNKEIEGHIREITKGGARVVIDCVGLDAKRTGLEMVGTMMMVQGGSLGALRMAAGMVRKFGTIQLTGIYGLQYNAFPLGQLFERNITLKMGLAPVTHYIPMIYRMLNDGIVDPSDIITHRLPIDKAPHAYDIFNERKDGCIKVILKP; this is encoded by the coding sequence GTGAAAGCTGTTACCTATCAAGGCAGGCATAACATCAAAGTCAAAGAGATGAGGGATGCTTCGCTTCTGCGCAGTGATGATATTGTGATCCGGGTTACAACAACGGCCATTTGCGGCTCGGATCTGCATTTGTACAACGGCGAGCTCAGACAGATGACCGACGATTATATTATCGGGCATGAACCGATGGGCATTGTGGAGGAGACGGGGCCCGAGGTCAGCAAGGTGAAAAAAGGGGACCGCGTCGTCATCCCGTTCGTCGTCTCTTGCGGGAAGTGCCTGTACTGCCTGAACCAAATGGAAAGCCAGTGCGATTACGCAAATGACGCGAGGGATACCGGGGGCTTCTTCGGCTACAGCAGCGCTTTTGGCGGTTTTCAGGGCGCGCAGGCTGAGCTTCTCCGTGTCCCTTACGGAAATTTTATGCCTTTTGTCATTCCGCCGAGCGCCGAAATCGAGGATGAGAAGCTGCTGATGCTGTCTGACGCCCTGCCGACGGCGCTGTGGAGCGTGGAGAATGCCGGCGTCAAGCCTGGCGATACGGTGGTCGTCCTCGGCTGCGGTCCCATCGGTTTGCTGACCCAAAAGTTTGCCTGGCTCAAAGGTGCAGAGCGTGTTATTGCCATTGACCATGTACAATACCGCCTTGAGCACGCCAAACGGACGAATCTCGTGGAAACCTACAATTTTGAAAGCAACAAGGAGATCGAAGGGCATATCCGGGAAATAACCAAAGGAGGGGCCAGAGTTGTCATCGATTGCGTGGGATTGGATGCCAAGCGGACGGGGCTGGAAATGGTAGGCACGATGATGATGGTACAGGGGGGGTCCCTCGGAGCGTTACGGATGGCAGCCGGCATGGTCCGCAAATTCGGGACGATTCAGCTGACCGGTATTTACGGGCTCCAATATAATGCCTTCCCGCTTGGCCAGCTGTTCGAACGGAATATTACCCTGAAGATGGGCTTGGCGCCTGTGACCCACTACATCCCGATGATCTATCGAATGCTGAATGACGGAATCGTCGATCCTTCGGATATCATTACGCACCGGCTGCCGATCGATAAAGCTCCGCATGCATATGATATTTTCAACGAGCGCAAGGACGGATGCATTAAAGTCATTTTGAAGCCTTAA
- a CDS encoding DMT family transporter produces MNADRAPIPVFIPLFIGIIAISFSSIFVKWSDSPVSVQAMYRLMITAIIMLPFSGKYVRDAASLKRSDWALLALSASMLALHFLLWMGSLQWTSVASSTIILALQPVFVMIGAYFWFKERTSLGALGGMSIAFLGVFLLIGSSGFSGQEGHLKGDLMSLLGTAAVAVHMLLGQLLLRRLPSFLYSWLVFVMASLVLAVYNLIQGYSFTGYSGREWGIFLLLAIVPTVFGHLLFNWLMKFASASTVSMSVLGEPVGASVLAFLILHERMYPLQAAGGALVLLGLILFLRVGKAAKRPRAYEQKGAA; encoded by the coding sequence ATGAATGCAGACAGAGCACCGATCCCCGTATTCATCCCTTTATTTATTGGCATAATCGCCATTTCATTCTCTTCCATTTTTGTGAAATGGTCCGACAGTCCCGTTTCCGTTCAGGCCATGTACCGGCTGATGATCACAGCGATCATAATGCTGCCCTTTTCAGGCAAGTATGTGCGCGATGCCGCATCGTTGAAGCGCTCGGATTGGGCTCTGCTGGCCCTTTCCGCATCCATGCTGGCCCTTCACTTTCTGTTGTGGATGGGCTCCCTGCAGTGGACCAGCGTCGCCAGCTCAACGATCATTTTAGCGCTTCAGCCGGTATTTGTCATGATTGGAGCGTATTTTTGGTTCAAGGAGAGAACCTCGCTCGGCGCGCTGGGCGGCATGTCGATTGCCTTCCTGGGCGTATTTCTGCTGATCGGCAGCAGCGGCTTTAGCGGACAGGAAGGGCATCTCAAAGGCGATCTGATGTCTCTTCTCGGTACGGCTGCAGTTGCGGTCCATATGCTGCTCGGACAGCTGCTGCTAAGACGTCTTCCTTCCTTTCTGTACAGCTGGCTCGTGTTCGTGATGGCGTCCTTGGTTCTGGCCGTCTATAACCTGATCCAAGGCTATTCCTTCACCGGGTATTCGGGCAGGGAGTGGGGAATCTTTCTGCTGCTTGCGATCGTGCCCACGGTGTTCGGACATTTATTGTTCAATTGGCTCATGAAATTCGCTTCGGCTTCAACCGTGTCCATGAGCGTGCTCGGGGAGCCGGTGGGAGCCAGCGTGCTGGCTTTTCTGATCCTTCACGAGAGGATGTATCCGCTGCAGGCTGCCGGCGGAGCGCTTGTGCTGCTTGGGCTTATTCTGTTTTTACGGGTCGGAAAAGCGGCTAAGCGTCCGAGAGCGTATGAGCAGAAGGGGGCGGCTTAA
- a CDS encoding TrkH family potassium uptake protein, with product MKKKDLRNQMTPPKFLAIGFAAITLVGTFLLKLPISTADGTSTPIIDALFTAVSAISVTGLAVVDTGLHWSGFGQVVMLLLIQLGGLGFMTSATWVALMFNRRISLRERIILQEAMGQYQIQGIVDLIRRVLIYTLIIEGTGALLLTLRFSSMMPLSEAAYFGIFQSISIFNNAGFDLMSQIHGPFAGFASYVADPFVNIVLMVLIFFGGIGFIVIFDLIEYPKCRKLSLHSKVVLTVTSLLIVIGALMIFVLEYHNAKTLGPLSYPTKWMAAIFQSITPRSGGVSTLDIASLEQSTQFFMILLMFIGAAPGSTGGGIKVTTFAVLIGAVITMVQGKRDVVLYRHRISQAVVYRSVTLTILSLLLLVGASMFLSITESGEFLRILFEAVSAFGTVGLSMGLTGELSGIGKITIALLMFLGRLGPLTLAYAISRKNAKELYRHPEGRITIG from the coding sequence ATGAAAAAGAAAGATCTGCGAAACCAAATGACCCCGCCAAAATTTCTGGCCATCGGGTTTGCGGCGATTACCTTGGTAGGCACGTTTTTACTCAAGCTTCCAATTTCAACGGCAGATGGAACATCCACGCCGATTATCGACGCTTTGTTCACAGCCGTATCCGCCATCAGCGTAACCGGCCTGGCGGTGGTAGATACCGGCCTCCACTGGTCCGGATTCGGACAAGTTGTCATGCTTCTGCTGATTCAGCTCGGAGGCTTGGGATTCATGACCTCTGCAACCTGGGTTGCCCTGATGTTCAACCGGCGGATCTCGCTGCGGGAACGAATTATTCTTCAAGAGGCCATGGGGCAGTACCAGATTCAAGGTATCGTTGACCTGATTCGCCGGGTTCTGATCTACACCTTGATTATCGAAGGCACCGGCGCTCTCCTGCTGACACTGCGGTTCTCATCGATGATGCCGCTGTCCGAGGCTGCCTATTTCGGGATATTCCAAAGTATTTCCATATTCAATAATGCCGGATTTGATCTCATGAGCCAAATTCACGGACCCTTTGCCGGGTTCGCCAGCTACGTTGCGGATCCGTTCGTTAATATTGTATTGATGGTACTGATTTTTTTTGGAGGGATCGGGTTTATTGTCATTTTCGACCTGATTGAATATCCGAAGTGCCGGAAGCTGTCGCTGCATTCCAAGGTGGTATTGACCGTCACTTCGCTCCTGATCGTCATCGGAGCCCTCATGATTTTCGTGCTGGAATATCATAATGCGAAGACGCTTGGTCCGTTATCGTACCCGACGAAATGGATGGCCGCCATCTTTCAGTCCATTACGCCCCGTTCAGGAGGCGTGAGCACGCTTGATATTGCAAGCTTGGAGCAATCCACCCAATTCTTCATGATCTTGCTCATGTTCATTGGAGCTGCCCCGGGTTCTACCGGCGGAGGCATTAAGGTAACGACGTTCGCGGTACTGATCGGGGCGGTCATTACGATGGTCCAAGGCAAGCGCGATGTCGTCCTGTACCGTCACCGAATATCACAGGCCGTCGTTTACCGTTCCGTTACGCTAACCATTCTGTCCTTGCTGCTCCTTGTCGGCGCCTCGATGTTCCTGTCCATCACCGAGTCGGGCGAATTTCTGAGAATCCTGTTCGAGGCCGTCTCGGCATTCGGTACCGTCGGTTTATCGATGGGCCTCACCGGCGAGCTGTCCGGGATCGGCAAGATCACGATCGCCTTACTCATGTTCCTGGGCCGTCTTGGGCCGCTGACGCTGGCATATGCGATCAGCAGAAAAAACGCCAAAGAGCTGTACCGGCACCCGGAAGGCCGAATCACGATCGGATAA
- a CDS encoding aminopeptidase, which produces MSDLNTSLHKYAELAVKVGVNVQEGQTLIVHAPVDAADFTRLIAEKAYEAGARLVKIMWNDEAITRLQFEKAADDVFTEAPKWYAGELTELVENGAAILHVLSENPDLLSGVDPQRIANYYKTRGEAMKKYRAYQQADKFSWCLIAVPSHAWAAKVFPDAPESEQVRKLWDAIFHTVRVDQENPVEAWNKHLAVLEQKSSVLNAKKYKKLHYVAPGTDLTIELPEGHIWAQGDSINERGHSFVANMPTEEVFTAPLKTGVNGTVASTKPLSYAGNIVDNFSLTFENGKVVSFTAEQGYETLERLLNMDEGARYLGEVALVPHQSPISESNILYYNTLFDENASNHLALGSAYAFCLEGGKDMNQEQLAQKGLNTSVTHVDFMIGSAEMDIYGITEDGREEPVFLKGNWAF; this is translated from the coding sequence ATGTCCGATTTGAATACATCACTCCACAAGTATGCCGAGCTGGCCGTCAAGGTTGGGGTTAATGTCCAGGAAGGACAAACTTTGATCGTGCACGCCCCTGTAGATGCCGCCGATTTTACCCGTTTGATTGCCGAGAAGGCATATGAAGCAGGTGCGCGCCTGGTCAAGATCATGTGGAACGATGAAGCCATCACCCGTCTTCAATTCGAGAAGGCAGCCGATGACGTGTTCACCGAAGCGCCAAAATGGTATGCGGGCGAGCTGACGGAGCTGGTCGAGAACGGCGCCGCAATTCTGCATGTGCTCTCGGAAAATCCGGACCTGCTGAGCGGGGTTGACCCGCAGCGGATCGCGAATTACTACAAAACTCGCGGCGAGGCAATGAAGAAATACCGTGCGTACCAGCAAGCCGACAAGTTTAGCTGGTGTCTGATCGCCGTGCCGTCGCATGCGTGGGCAGCCAAGGTTTTCCCGGATGCTCCGGAATCGGAGCAAGTACGGAAGCTGTGGGATGCCATCTTCCATACGGTCCGCGTGGACCAGGAAAATCCTGTAGAAGCATGGAACAAGCATTTGGCTGTGCTGGAGCAGAAGTCCTCCGTACTGAATGCGAAAAAATACAAGAAGCTCCACTATGTCGCGCCGGGTACGGATCTCACCATTGAACTGCCGGAGGGCCATATTTGGGCGCAAGGCGACAGCATCAATGAGCGCGGTCATTCCTTCGTTGCGAATATGCCGACGGAAGAAGTGTTTACAGCGCCGCTTAAGACCGGTGTCAACGGAACGGTCGCAAGCACGAAGCCGCTCAGCTATGCAGGCAATATCGTGGACAACTTCTCGCTTACCTTCGAGAACGGCAAGGTCGTCAGCTTCACGGCAGAGCAAGGTTACGAAACGCTGGAGCGTCTCTTGAACATGGACGAAGGTGCCCGTTACCTTGGCGAAGTCGCGCTGGTACCCCATCAGTCCCCTATTTCCGAGTCCAACATTCTATACTACAATACCCTGTTCGATGAGAATGCCTCCAATCACCTCGCTTTAGGAAGCGCGTATGCCTTCTGCCTCGAGGGCGGCAAAGACATGAATCAAGAGCAGCTGGCTCAGAAGGGCCTGAACACAAGCGTAACCCATGTGGATTTCATGATCGGCTCCGCCGAAATGGATATCTACGGGATTACCGAGGATGGACGTGAAGAGCCTGTATTCCTGAAAGGAAACTGGGCGTTCTAA
- a CDS encoding aminopeptidase, which yields MLSFEQKLENYAELAVKVGANVQPGQTLVVNAMIDAAPLVRLIVKKAYEVGAKLVKVNYSDEVVNRIRYDLAPDESFLEPPKYYAEEVTELAEQGAAFLTILSSNPDLLKGVDPQRISNYQRTYGAAMSKYRQYQQADKMSWTGLAYASPDWAAKVFPDIPKEQQVDKMWDAIFHAVRADLEDPIQAWEDHIETLQLKSDELNQKKYHKLRFTSPGTDLTIELPEGHIWAQAGSHNEKGERFVANIPTEEVFTAPLKTGVNGTVRSTKPLSYGGNIIDNFSLTFENGRIVSFSAEQGEDTLSRLISMDEGSHYLGEVALVPYRSPISESGILYYNTLFDENASCHLAIGSAYAFNLEGGKTMTPEQLQEHGLNASITHVDFMMGSKELQITGITRDGREEPVFIDGNWA from the coding sequence ATGCTAAGTTTTGAACAAAAATTAGAAAATTACGCAGAGCTTGCCGTAAAAGTCGGTGCCAATGTGCAGCCTGGCCAGACGCTCGTCGTCAATGCCATGATTGATGCGGCCCCGCTCGTGCGCCTGATTGTGAAGAAGGCTTATGAGGTCGGTGCCAAGCTGGTAAAAGTAAATTACAGCGATGAGGTAGTCAACCGGATCCGTTACGATCTGGCGCCGGACGAATCCTTTCTCGAACCGCCGAAATACTATGCCGAGGAAGTCACGGAGCTCGCGGAACAGGGAGCCGCTTTCCTTACGATCCTGTCCTCCAATCCCGATCTTCTTAAGGGCGTAGACCCTCAGCGCATCTCCAATTATCAACGCACATACGGCGCCGCCATGTCGAAATACCGGCAATACCAGCAAGCGGATAAGATGAGCTGGACGGGTCTTGCTTACGCCTCTCCCGACTGGGCGGCCAAGGTGTTCCCTGACATCCCCAAAGAACAGCAGGTAGATAAAATGTGGGACGCCATCTTTCATGCCGTGCGTGCCGATCTTGAGGATCCGATCCAAGCTTGGGAAGATCATATCGAAACGCTTCAGCTCAAGTCTGACGAGTTGAACCAGAAGAAATACCATAAGCTGCGGTTTACATCTCCAGGGACCGATCTGACGATCGAGCTGCCGGAAGGACATATATGGGCGCAAGCCGGCAGTCATAATGAAAAGGGCGAGCGCTTTGTGGCCAATATCCCGACCGAAGAAGTGTTCACGGCTCCGCTCAAGACCGGAGTCAACGGAACGGTTCGCAGCACGAAGCCGCTCAGCTATGGCGGTAACATTATCGACAATTTCTCCTTGACCTTCGAGAACGGGCGTATCGTGAGCTTCTCTGCCGAGCAGGGCGAGGATACACTGTCCCGTCTCATATCCATGGACGAAGGCTCGCATTACTTGGGCGAAGTCGCTCTCGTGCCTTATCGCTCCCCGATCTCCGAAAGCGGAATCCTGTACTACAATACCCTGTTTGATGAAAATGCTTCCTGTCATCTGGCAATCGGAAGCGCGTATGCCTTTAACCTGGAAGGCGGCAAGACGATGACGCCCGAACAGCTTCAGGAACACGGCTTGAACGCAAGCATTACGCATGTCGATTTCATGATGGGCTCCAAAGAACTGCAAATTACCGGCATTACCCGCGATGGCAGAGAAGAGCCTGTCTTCATTGACGGAAACTGGGCGTAA
- a CDS encoding RNA polymerase sigma factor codes for MSNRLQLLLAADFTELSEPIQEEIYYEFYDLVYGQILYVVRDHAAVEDIIQESFIKVITSKPTFDMESKMRGWLRVVAKNSTMNYLRKNKKYRNQVDVERVFINEEEMVVSSTNVEQQVESNMLEESIVQYLDQLKPEYRLLIECRWKHNMTYKEIADLLNTREEIVKQRLFRARESVKKMLYREWGELDEQRKIR; via the coding sequence GTGTCCAACCGATTACAACTCCTCCTTGCAGCAGATTTCACGGAACTCAGTGAGCCTATTCAAGAAGAAATCTATTATGAATTTTATGATCTTGTGTACGGGCAAATTTTATACGTAGTCCGGGATCATGCTGCGGTTGAGGATATAATTCAAGAATCCTTTATTAAAGTCATTACCAGCAAGCCTACATTTGACATGGAAAGCAAGATGCGTGGTTGGCTTCGGGTCGTTGCCAAAAATTCCACCATGAATTATTTGCGAAAAAATAAAAAATACCGTAACCAAGTGGATGTTGAGCGTGTTTTTATAAATGAAGAAGAAATGGTGGTTTCTTCCACCAATGTTGAGCAGCAAGTGGAGTCGAATATGCTGGAGGAGTCGATTGTCCAATATCTGGATCAGTTAAAGCCGGAGTACCGGCTGTTGATCGAGTGCCGCTGGAAGCATAACATGACTTACAAGGAAATTGCAGACCTGCTCAATACCCGGGAAGAGATCGTCAAGCAGCGATTGTTTCGAGCCAGGGAATCCGTAAAGAAAATGCTATATAGAGAGTGGGGTGAATTAGATGAGCAACGAAAAATACGATGA
- a CDS encoding DUF4367 domain-containing protein: MSNEKYDDWFDKAFDEAFDRAASSSSYPTNDDSKRRSWQQVKLEIEKLNQRKKRRRRFQYAGIVAASMAFGAFMFSQPTVTQAVSPIYQQIVDWGNGLAGQIFGKKAPVDESKALTPPPPDVSSAPDQESVPPAEVVETETYRFTDVDESLTESQKRVNFSIPEISYMPSGFKFQEASGISNSEQGPIEDLILEYMNGEGKVIHINFIEMAADKSIGVGGEVTDTVKLDSGATAYLTETTLRFLHDNDQTLVLISGFMSKEEFLKIANGIH; this comes from the coding sequence ATGAGCAACGAAAAATACGATGATTGGTTTGATAAGGCTTTCGATGAAGCCTTTGATCGTGCAGCTTCTAGCTCCTCATACCCTACTAACGACGATAGCAAGCGTCGATCCTGGCAGCAAGTCAAGCTGGAGATCGAGAAGCTGAATCAACGCAAGAAACGCCGGCGCAGATTTCAATATGCCGGAATTGTTGCCGCTTCGATGGCTTTCGGTGCCTTCATGTTCTCGCAGCCTACGGTCACACAAGCGGTATCACCGATTTATCAGCAGATTGTGGATTGGGGCAACGGTTTAGCCGGACAAATCTTCGGCAAAAAAGCGCCTGTTGATGAGAGCAAAGCCCTGACTCCGCCGCCGCCGGACGTTTCATCCGCACCTGATCAAGAGAGCGTGCCGCCTGCGGAAGTGGTCGAAACCGAAACATACCGCTTCACCGACGTCGATGAATCACTAACCGAATCCCAGAAGCGCGTGAATTTCAGCATTCCTGAAATCAGCTATATGCCAAGCGGCTTCAAGTTCCAGGAAGCCTCAGGAATATCCAATTCGGAACAAGGCCCTATCGAGGATCTCATCCTTGAGTACATGAACGGGGAAGGTAAAGTCATCCATATCAATTTCATCGAAATGGCGGCTGACAAATCCATCGGCGTAGGCGGCGAGGTGACGGACACGGTGAAGCTGGATTCGGGAGCTACCGCTTATTTGACAGAAACAACGCTCCGTTTCCTGCATGATAACGATCAGACGCTCGTTTTAATCAGCGGTTTTATGTCCAAGGAAGAATTCCTCAAGATCGCGAACGGCATACACTAG
- a CDS encoding hemolysin family protein: protein MSDPLPSLISLTLVLFLVLLNGFFVSAEIALVKVKSSRIDALAEEGHRNARYAQKILRNLDGYISACQFGITLVSIGLGWIGERTISSLISPWFTGIGWSDTAIHAVSLVIAFVLIAIMHIVFGALAPKTVAVRKAEQITLLSSAPLSVFYKIMFPFIWFVNGFSNTILRLFRMQPVVERNVHTEEELRDMMKESSEIGLIDNTEMTLVDNIFEFSDTTAREIMIPRTEMICLYNNLPMEENMKIASEGMRTRYPVCDEDKDHIIGFIHIKDLMRGHIRDQLSLIRPILAVPESIKISELLRRMQRSKTQIAILIDEYGGTSGLVTLEDIMEEIVGEIQDEFDEERPGIELVGEDEYSIDGLMLIEEVNEQFGLDMETEDYDTIGGWLSSRLEVLHPHKGQSVLYRDYMFMIEETENKRISRIHLARQQQELLQEEAGA from the coding sequence TTGAGTGACCCCTTACCGAGTTTGATTAGTCTTACCTTGGTATTGTTTCTCGTATTGTTAAATGGTTTTTTTGTATCGGCTGAAATCGCTTTGGTTAAAGTGAAAAGCAGCCGAATCGATGCATTAGCTGAGGAAGGGCATCGGAACGCAAGGTATGCCCAGAAAATATTAAGAAATCTGGACGGATATATATCGGCCTGCCAGTTCGGCATCACGCTGGTGTCCATTGGACTTGGCTGGATCGGCGAACGGACGATATCCTCCCTGATTTCGCCATGGTTTACCGGAATCGGCTGGAGCGATACGGCCATCCATGCGGTATCGCTGGTGATTGCATTCGTACTGATTGCCATCATGCACATTGTGTTCGGCGCACTGGCTCCAAAAACGGTTGCTGTCCGCAAAGCAGAACAAATCACGCTGTTATCTTCAGCGCCGCTCAGTGTTTTTTACAAGATCATGTTTCCATTTATTTGGTTCGTCAACGGATTCTCGAATACCATTCTGCGCCTCTTCCGCATGCAGCCGGTGGTTGAACGGAACGTGCATACCGAAGAAGAGCTTCGGGATATGATGAAGGAGAGCAGTGAGATCGGCCTGATCGACAATACGGAAATGACGCTGGTTGACAACATCTTCGAGTTTTCTGATACGACCGCCCGAGAAATCATGATTCCCCGCACTGAAATGATCTGTCTGTACAACAATTTGCCGATGGAAGAAAATATGAAGATCGCCAGCGAAGGCATGCGTACCAGATATCCGGTCTGTGATGAAGATAAAGACCATATTATTGGATTCATTCATATTAAAGACTTGATGCGTGGACACATCCGTGACCAGCTTTCCTTGATTCGTCCGATACTCGCCGTGCCTGAATCGATCAAGATTAGCGAGCTGCTGCGAAGAATGCAGCGAAGCAAGACGCAGATCGCTATCCTTATCGATGAATACGGAGGGACTTCCGGTCTAGTGACATTGGAGGACATTATGGAAGAGATCGTCGGCGAAATTCAGGACGAATTCGATGAGGAGCGGCCCGGCATCGAGTTGGTGGGGGAGGATGAATACTCCATCGACGGATTGATGCTGATTGAAGAGGTTAACGAACAGTTTGGTCTGGATATGGAGACGGAAGACTACGACACCATCGGTGGGTGGCTGTCATCCCGTTTGGAAGTTTTGCATCCGCATAAAGGCCAATCGGTCTTGTATAGAGATTATATGTTCATGATTGAGGAGACGGAGAACAAACGGATTTCGCGTATCCACCTTGCAAGACAGCAGCAGGAGCTGCTGCAAGAGGAAGCGGGGGCTTGA